Proteins from a single region of Pogoniulus pusillus isolate bPogPus1 chromosome 23, bPogPus1.pri, whole genome shotgun sequence:
- the LOC135185613 gene encoding LOW QUALITY PROTEIN: zinc finger protein 850-like (The sequence of the model RefSeq protein was modified relative to this genomic sequence to represent the inferred CDS: inserted 2 bases in 1 codon): MAGQIEVPVTFEDVAVYLSRAEWEAITEEQQELYRSVMLDVYELLTSLGIQAEPMVRSEGEAFGRQQPGFQEEKVSQQPTDSDAVPDVTVRVETEKVLSVVHPQESGYPAGPGCSDEADDKWRPKEEVPAPVAEEEESQRMLSSEDSHSRQLTDLCLEKVTAPSSSGGQISPSVGSMGTSRVLQLPASDHVGQGSFACSECGKSFIAKSKLVQHQRMHTGERPFACNDCGKRFHHKSGLVCHQRIHTGEKPFACPECGKSFIYKSSLAFHLVIHTSKNPFACSECGKSFNNKISLITHQHTHTGKMPFACTECGKTFNHKGSLVNHHRIHSGEKPFACTECGKSFKHKITLVNHQRIHTGEEPFACTECGKRYNHKSNLIHHQRIHTGEKPFTCTECGKRFNNKGSLVNHQRIHSGEKPFACRECGKSFSHKSNLATHQATHSGGKPFSCSECGKNFSQKFSLLNHQRIHSGEKPFTCTECGKSLHSKRNLIHHQRVHTGEKPFACSECGRCFSHKISLVNHQRIHTGEKRFTCPECGKRLTNKHILVSHQRIHTGEKPFACPECGKRFIYKSSLFSHRRLHTGGKPFACSECGKCFSLKSKLIRHQHMHTRDMPFACNDCGKSFHLKSSLVCHQRIHNGEKPFACPECSKRFNHKSTLVSHQRVHTGKEPFTCPECGKRFNHKGNLISHQRSHSSEKPFACCECGKKFKHKLSLVTHQHIHTGKKPFTCAECSKSFMYKSTLALHQRIHTGEMPFVCPECGERFKHKGSLAYHQTIHRGEKPFACTDCGKKFRQKSTLVSHQHIHTVEKPFTCTQCDKPFTHKSALAFHQRIHSREKRFACPECGKCFSHKFSLVSHQHLHTGKKPFTRTECSKSFIYKSSLVLHQVIHTSKKPLACTDCGKSFNHRISLVNHQCIHSGQKPFTCTECGKSLNNKRNLISHQRIHTGEKPFACSDCGKRFNHKISLITHQHIHTGKMPFACTECSKRFNNKVSLVNHQRIHNGEKPFACPQCDKRFNQKSNLVTHQAIHTGEKPFACSECGKSFNHKISLVNHQRIHTGEKPFTCTECGKSLNNKRNLISHQRIHTGEKPFACSDCGKRFNHKISLVTHQRIHTGEKPFTCSECGKSLTNKRSLVSHQRIHTGEKPFACPECGKRFNHKISLITHQRIHTGEKPYTCPECGKSFNDKRSLVTHQRIHTCEKPYSCSECGKSFRQKSNLVIHQRIHASNTTLACIECGKLFTSKITLAFHQCTHTDEKPLVSTECDNSFNQNSLVSHQPIHTGEMTFACTECGKKFNRKSNLVTHQRTHTGEKPFACMECGKSFNHKINLVKHQCIHTGEKPFACTECGKSFSCKSSLVTHQRIHTGEKPFACTECGKSYNHKISLVNHQRIHTGMKPFICNECGKTFNHKISLVNHQRIHTGEKPFTCPECGKSLNNKRNLISHQRIHTGEKPFACSDCGKRFNHKISLVNHQRIHTGEKPFACPECGKTFNHKMSLVNHQRFHSGENPFVCSECGKSFSNEISLVTHQGVHTGDKPFACSDCGRSFKSKGSLVTHQRIHSGKMPFACTNCGKSFNRRHSLVNHQRIHTGEKPFTCTECGKSFTQKGTLLYHQRIHTSKKPFDCXDCGKSFCNSAIL; this comes from the exons ATGGCAGGGCAGATTGAG GTCCCAGTGACCTTCGAGGACGTGGCTGTCTACCTGAGCCGTGCCGAGTGGGAGGCCATCAccgaggagcagcaggagctctaCCGCAGCGTCATGCTGGACGTCTATGAGCTCCTGACATCCCTGG GCATCCAAGCAGAGCCCATGGTGAGAAGTGAGGGTGAAGCGTTTGGTAGACAGCAGCCTGGCTTCCAGGAGGAGAAGGTGTCCCAGCAGCCCACTGACA GTGATGCTGTTCCtgatgtcactgtgagggtggaaaCTGAAAAGGTGTTGTCCGTTGTGCATCCCCAAGAATCTGGTTACCCAGCAGGTCCTGGCTGCAGTGATGAAGCAG ATGACAAGTGGAGGCCCAAGGAAGAGGTGCCAGCTCcagtggcagaggaggaggagagccagaGGATGTTGTCCTCAGAGGATTCCCACAGTCGACAGCTCACAGATCTTTGCCTGGAGAAGGTGACAGCTCCATCATCCAGTGGTGGGCAGATTTCTCCCTCTGTCGGCAGTATGGGCACATCTAGAGTCTTACAGTTGCCTGCCAGTGATCATGTGGGCCAAGGTTCGTTTGCCTGCAGTGAGTGTGGGAAGAGCTTCATTGCAAAGAGCAAACTGGTTCAGCACCAGCGTATGCATACTGGAGAGAGGCCCTTTGCCTGCAACGACTGTGGCAAGAGGTTCCACCACAAAAGCGGCCTGGTCTGCCACCAGCGcatccacactggtgagaagcccttTGCCTGTCCTGAATGTGGCAAGTCATTCATTTACAAAAGCAGCTTGGCCTTTCATCTGGTTATCCACACCAGCAAGAATCCCTTTGCCTGCAGCGAGTGTGGCAAAAGCTTCAACAACAAAATCAGCCTTATCACccaccagcacacacacacgggTAAGATGCCCTTTGCCTGCACTGAGTGTGGCAAGACATTTAACCACAAAGGGAGCTTGGTGAACCACCATCGTATTCACAGTGGTGAGAAGCCCTTTGCTTGCActgagtgtggcaagagcttcaagCACAAAATCACCCTGGTCAACCACCAGCGCATCCACACTGGTGAGGAGCCCTTTGCCTGTACTGAATGTGGCAAAAGATATAACCACAAAAGCAACCTGATCCATCACCAACGCATCCACACCGGTGAGAAGCCCTTTACCTGCACTGAGTGTGGCAAAAGATTTAACAACAAAGGAAGCCTTGTCAACCACCAGCGCATTCACAGTGGTGAGAAGCCCTTTGCTTGCAGagagtgtggcaagagcttcagccATAAAAGCAACCTTGCAACCCACCAGGCCACCCACAGTGGTGGGAAGCCGTTTTCCTGCAGTGAGTGTGGCAAGAACTTCAGCCAGAAATTCAGCCTGCTTAACCACCAGCGCATTCACAGTGGTGAGAAGCCCTTTACCTGCACTGAGTGTGGCAAGAGTCTCCACAGCAAACGCAACCTCATCCATCACCAGCGTGTTCACACTGGCGAGAAGCCCTTTGCCTGTAGCGAATGTGGCAGATGCTTCAGCCACAAAATCAGCTTGGTCAACCACCAGCGcatccacactggtgagaagcgCTTTACCTGCCCAGAGTGTGGTAAGAGGCTTACCAACAAACACATCCTCGTCAGCCACCAGCGCATCCACACCGGTGAGAAGCCCTTTGCCTGCCCAGAGTGTGGCAAGAGATTCATCTACAAAAGCAGTCTGTTCTCCCACCGGCGCCTCCACACTGGTGGGAAGC CATTTGCCTGTAGCGAGTGTGGGAAGTGCTTCAGCCTGAAGAGCAAACTGATTCGGCACCAGCACATGCACACCAGGGACATGCCCTTTGCCTGCAacgactgtggcaagagcttccacCTGAAAAGCAGCCTTGTCTGCCACCAGCGAATCCACAACGGTGAGAAGCCCTTTGCCTGTCCAGAGTGCAGCAAGAGGTTCAACCACAAAAGCACCCTGGTCTCCCACCAACGTGTCCACACTGGCAAGGAGCCCTTTACCTGCCCGGAGTGTGGAAAGAGGTTCAACCACAAAGGCAACCTGATCTCCCACCAGCGCAGCCACAGCAGTGAGAAGCCCTTTGCCTGCTGTGAGTGTGGCAAGAAGTTCAAACACAAACTCAGCCTGGTCACTCACCAGCACATCCACACTGGCAAAAAGCCCTTCACCTGTGCCGAGTGCAGCAAGTCATTCATGTACAAAAGCACCCTGGCCTTACACCAGCGCATCCACACTGGGGAGATGCCCTTTGTCTGCCCGGAGTGTGGTGAGAGGTTCAAGCATAAAGGCAGCCTGGCCTACCACCAGACCATTCACCGTGGTGAGAAGCCCTTTGCCTGCACCGACTGTGGGAAGAAGTTCCGCCAGAAAAGCACCTTGGTCTCTCACCAGCACATCCACACCGTCGAGAAGCCCTTTACCTGCACCCAGTGTGACAAGCCCTTCACACACAAAAGTGCCCTGGCCTTTCACCAGCGCATCCACAGCAGGGAGAAGCGCTTTGCCTGTCCTGAGTGTGGCAAATGTTTCAGCCACAAATTCAGCCTGGTaagccaccagcacctccacactGGCAAGAAGCCCTTCACCCGTACTGAGTGCAGCAAGTCATTCATTTACAAAAGCAGCCTGGTCTTACATCAGGTTATCCACACCAGCAAGAAGCCTCTTGCCTGCACTGACTGTGGCAAAAGcttcaaccacagaatcagcctgGTCAACCACCAGTGCATCCACTCTGGCCAGAAACCCTTTACTTGCACTGAGTGTGGGAAGAGCCTCAACAACAAACGCAACCTGATCAGCCACCAGCGCATCCATACTGGTGAGAAGCCTTTTGCCTGCTCTGACTGTGGGAAGAGATTCAACCACAAAATCAGCCTTATCACCCACCAGCACATCCACACTGGGAAGATGCCCTTTGCCTGCACTGAGTGTAGCAAGAGATTTAACAACAAAGTGAGCTTGGTCAACCACCAGCGCATCCACAATGGCGAGAAGCCCTTTGCTTGCCCCCAGTGTGACAAGAGGTTCAACCAGAAAAGCAACTTGGTCACCCACCAGGCcatccacactggtgagaagcccttcGCCTGCAGcgagtgtggcaagagcttcaacCACAAAATCAGCCTGGTCAACCACCAGCGCATCCATACAGGTGAAAAGCCTTTTACCTGCACTGAGTGTGGGAAGAGCCTCAACAACAAACGCAACCTGATCAGCCACCAGCGCATCCATACTGGTGAGAAGCCTTTTGCCTGCTCTGACTGTGGGAAGAGATTCAACCACAAAATCAGCCTGGTCACCCACCAACGCATCCACACCGGTGAGAAACCCTTTACCTGCTCAGAGTGTGGTAAGAGCCTCACCAATAAACGCAGCCTGGTCAGCCACCAGCGCATCCATACAGGTGAGAAGCCCTTTGCCTGCCCAGAGTGTGGAAAGAGATTCAACCACAAAATCAGCCTGATTACCCACCAGCGCATCCACACCGGAGAGAAGCCCTACACCTGCCCagagtgtggcaagagctttaaTGACAAACGCAGCCTGGTCACCCACCAACGCATCCACACCTGTGAGAAGCCCTACAGCTGCTCagagtgtggcaagagcttccgcCAGAAAAGCAACCTGGTCATCCACCAGCGCATCCATGCCAGCAACACAACTTTGGCCTGCATCGAGTGTGGCAAGTTGTTCACATCTAAAATCACCCTGGCCTTCCACCAGTGCACCCATACTGATGAGAAGCCCCTTGTCTCCACTGAATGTGACAACAGCTTCAACCAGAACAGTCTGGTCTCCCACCAGCCcatccacactggtgagatGACCTTTGCCTGCACTGAGTGTGGCAAGAAATTCAACCGGAAAAGCAACCTGGTCACCCACCAGCGCACtcacactggtgagaagcccttTGCCTGCATggagtgtggcaagagcttcaacCATAAAATCAACCTAGTCAAGCACCAGTGTATCCACACCGGTGAGAAGCCCTTTGCCTGCACggagtgtggcaagagcttcagctGCAAAAGCAGCCTGGTCACCCACCAGCGcatccacactggtgagaagcccttTGCTTGCActgagtgtggcaagagctaCAACCACAAAATCAGCCTGGTCAACCATCAGCGCATTCACACCGGTATGAAGCCCTTTATCTGCAATGAATGTGGCAAAACCTTCAACCACAAGATCAGCCTGGTCAACCACCAGCGCATCCATACAGGCGAGAAGCCCTTTACCTGCCCAGAGTGTGGAAAGAGCCTCAACAACAAACGCAACCTGATCAGCCACCAGCGCAtccacactggggagaagccctttgcctgcagtgactgtggcaagagatTTAACCACAAAATCAGCCTGGTCAACCACCAGCGCATCCACACTGGCGAGAAGCCCTTTGCCTGCCCAGAGTGTGGCAAGACCTTCAACCACAAAATGAGCCTAGTTAACCACCAGCGCTTCCACAGTGGTGAGAATCCCTTCGTCTGTAgtgagtgtggcaagagcttcagcaATGAAATTAGCCTGGTCACCCACCAGGGCGTCCACACTGGTGATAAGCCCTTTGCCTGCTCTGACTGTGGCAGGAGTTTCAAGAGTAAAGGCAGCCTGGTCACCCACCAGCGCATCCACAGCGGCAAGATGCCCTTTGCCTGTACcaactgtggcaagagcttcaacCGGAGACATAGCCTGGTCAACCACCAGCGcatccacactggtgagaagccaTTTACCTGCActgagtgtggcaagagcttcactcAAAAAGGCACCCTGCTCTACCACCAGCGTATCCACACCAGCAAGAAGCCCTTTGACTG agactgtggcaagagcttctgtAACAGTGCCATCCTGTGA
- the LOC135185607 gene encoding gastrula zinc finger protein XlCGF26.1-like, whose product MAGLTEVPVTFEDVAVYLSRAEWEAITEEQQELYRSVMLDVYELLTSLGIQAEPMVRSEGEAFGRQQPGFQEEKVSQQPTDSDAVPDVTVRVETEKVLSVVHPQESGYPAGPGCSDEADDKWRPKEEVPAPVAEEEESQRMLSSEDSHSRQLTDLCPEKVTAPSSSGGQISPSVGSMGTGTATVFVTQQTHANDHVGQGSFACSECGKSFTAKSKLVQHQRMHTGERPFACNDCGKRFHHKSGLVCHQRIHTGEKPFACPECGKSFRQKFNLVRHQHIHTGEKPFACPECGKSFNQKFKLVSHQHLHTGEKPFACTECSKSFIYKSGLACHQVIHTSKNPFDCSECGKSFNKKISLITHQHTHTGKMPFACVECGKTFNLKGNLVKHHCIHSGEKPFACTECGKSFKHKISLVTHQRIHSGEKPFACTECGKSFRHKITLVNHQRIHTGEKPFACTECGKRYNQKGYLIHHQRIHTGEKPFTCTECGKRFNHKGSLVNHQRIHSGEKPFACSECGKCFSQKVYLVSHQRIHTGEKPFACPECGKRFIYKSSLFSHRRLHTGGKPFAYAEPGKSFSDKRSLVAHQHNRPRKKPYTC is encoded by the exons ATGGCAGGACTAACTGAG GTCCCAGTGACCTTCGAGGACGTGGCTGTCTACCTGAGCCGTGCCGAGTGGGAGGCCATCAccgaggagcagcaggagctctaCCGCAGCGTTATGCTGGACGTCTATGAGCTCCTGACATCCCTGG GCATCCAAGCAGAGCCCATGGTGAGAAGTGAGGGTGAAGCGTTTGGTAGACAGCAGCCTGGCTTCCAGGAGGAGAAGGTGTCCCAGCAGCCCACTGACA GTGATGCTGTTCCtgatgtcactgtgagggtggaaaCTGAAAAGGTGTTGTCCGTTGTGCATCCACAAGAATCTGGTTACCCAGCAGGTCCTGGCTGCAGTGATGAAGCAG ATGACAAGTGGAGGCCCAAGGAAGAGGTGCCAGCTCcggtggcagaggaggaggagagccagaGGATGTTGTCCTCAGAGGATTCCCACAGTCGACAGCTCACAGATCTTTGCCCGGAGAAGGTGACAGCTCCATCATCCAGTGGTGGGCAGATTTCTCCCTCTGTCGGCAGTATGGGCACGGGCACAGCCACAGTCTTTGTCACTCAGCAGACGCATGCCAATGATCATGTGGGCCAAGGTTCGTTTGCCTGCAGTGAGTGTGGGAAGagcttcactgcaaagagcaaACTGGTTCAGCACCAGCGTATGCATACTGGAGAGAGGCCCTTTGCCTGCAACGACTGTGGCAAGAGGTTCCACCACAAAAGCGGCCTGGTCTGCCACCAGCGcatccacactggtgagaagcccttTGCCTGTCCTGAATGTGGCAAGTCCTTCAGACAGAAATTTAACCTAGTAAGACACCAGCAcatccacactggtgagaagcccttTGCCTGTCCTGAATGTGGCAAGTCCTTCAACCAGAAATTTAAACTAGTaagccaccagcacctccacactggtgagaaacCCTTTGCCTGTACTGAATGCAGCAAGTCATTCATTTACAAAAGCGGCTTGGCCTGTCATCAGGTTATCCACACCAGCAAGAATCCCTTTGACTGCAGTGAGTGTGGCAAAAGCTTCAACAAAAAAATCAGCCTTATCACccaccagcacacacacacgggTAAGATGCCCTTTGCCTGCGTGGAGTGTGGCAAGACATTTAACCTGAAAGGGAACTTGGTCAAACACCATTGCATTCACAGTGGTGAGAAGCCCTTTGCTTGCActgagtgtggcaagagcttcaagCACAAAATCAGCCTGGTCACCCACCAGCGCATTCACAGTGGTGAGAAGCCCTTTGCCTGTActgagtgtggcaagagcttcaggcACAAAATCACCCTGGTCAACCACCAGCGcatccacactggtgagaaacCCTTTGCCTGTACTGAGTGTGGCAAAAGATACAACCAGAAAGGCTACCTGATCCATCACCAACGCATCCACACCGGTGAGAAGCCCTTTACCTGCACTGAGTGTGGCAAAAGATTTAACCACAAAGGAAGCCTTGTCAACCACCAGCGCATTCACAGTGGTGAGAAGCCCTTTGCCTGTAGCGAGTGTGGCAAATGCTTCAGCCAGAAAGTCTACTTGGTCAGCCACCAGCGCATCCACACCGGTGAGAAGCCCTTTGCCTGCCCAGAGTGTGGCAAGAGATTCATCTACAAAAGCAGTCTGTTCTCCCACCGGCGCCTCCACACTGGTGGGAAGCCCTTTGCTTATGCTGAgcctggcaagagcttcagtgACAAACGCAGCCTGGTGGCCCACCAGCACAACCGCCCCAGAAAGAAGCCCTACACCTGCTAG